Genomic segment of Desulforhopalus sp.:
CCGGAGCTTTCCCCGCCCTTGTCGAGCAAAGTGGTCTCGGCGTTTTCAACGTATACCCGGTTCAGCACCGCCTCCACCGGATGGCGGTTGCGCATGCCCGGGACATTGGCGGTGATGGCGCAATCACCAAAGGACACGAGCAGTCCGGTTTTATCGCGGATGTTCTCGATGTTTTTTCGGTCGGCCTCGCTGCTCACCGCCCCTTCGACAAGGGTCACATCGACGTGATCCGGAAAGATTTTGCCGTCGACCAGCGGCCCGTAGAGCAGGTCGATCTTGTCAGCCAGGTCGAGGAGCAGCTCATCGATATCGAGAAGGGACATATGACAGCCGGAGCAGCCATCCAGCCATGTGGTCGCAAGCGTTATTTTTGCCATGATTCCTCCTGCTTTTCGCGCATCATTTGCAGGTATGGCAAGAACTGGCGGCGCTTGATCATCTCCGCCACCGACCTGCCTTTCTCCGATAAGGCCCCGGTCGGACAGACCTGGACGCATTTGCCACAGCCGGTGCAGGTTTCCGAGGTGCCCCAGGGCTGGTTGAGATCGGTTATCACCTTGCAGGTAATGCCCCGGCCCATGATGTCCCAGGTGTGGGCACCCTCGATCTCATCGCAGACCCGGACGCAGCGCAGGCATAGGACGCAACGGTTATGGTCCACCGAAAACCTGGGGTGCGAGGCGTCGACGGCGTGGCGGGGGTAGAGGTAGGTATAACGGACATGATCGACGCCCAGGTCGACCGCCAGGTTCTGCAGTTCACAGTGGCCGTTCGAGACACACACCGAGCAGACATGGTTGCGCTCGGTAAAGAGCAGTTCGAGGATCTTTTTGCGGTAAGTGACGACCCGCGGCGAGTTGGTGACCACCTCCATGTCCTGGCGGGGAAAGGTGACGCAGGAGGGCAGCAACTTGGTGGCGCCTCTCACCTCAACGATGCACAGGCGGCAGGCCCCCCGTTCGGACAGGCCGTCGAGGTGGCAAAGGGTCGGGATGTTGATGCCGTTTTGCCTGGCGATGGTTAGGATTGATTCATCGGCGCGGGCGGTGACGTCGCGGTCGTCGATTTTGAAGGTGATGAGCCGCGATGGGTTGAGGTCGGTGCGGACCTTCTTCGGTGCGTGAGAAATCATGCGGCCTCCTTGACGATTTTACAGGTTCCGGCCAGACATTTTTTGTCGCCAATATGCGCCAGGTATTCGTTACGAAAGTAGTTGAGGGTGGTGAGGACCGGGTTCGGCGAGCTTTGTCCAAGGCCGCAGAGGCTGGTGTTTTTTACCAGATCGCAGAGATCTTCAAGGGTCGCCAGGTCTTCAAGGGTTGCCTGATTGGCGGTAATTTTACAGAGCAGATCGTAGATTTGCCGTGTCCCCACCCGGCAGGGCACACACTTGCCGCAAGACTCGGACATACAGAATTCCATGAAGAATTTTGCCACGTCGACCATGCAGGAGGTCTCGTCCATGACGATCATACCGCCGGAGCCCATGATCGAACCGACCTGCATCAGTGACTCGTAATCAACCGGCATGTCGAGGAACTGCTCGGGGATGCAGCCGCCGGAAGGGCCGCCGGTCTGCACCGCCTTAAAGCCCTTGCCACCGGGGATGCCGCCGCCGATATCAAAGACGATGTCACGCAGCGAGGTGCCCATGGGGATCTCGATCAGGCCGGTGTTGTTGATCTTGCCGGCCAGGGCAAAGACCTTGGTTCCCTTGCTTTTTTCCGTGCCGACGCCGGCGAACCACTTGCCGCCCTTGCGGATGATCGGCGGCACATTGGCAAAGGTCTCGACATTATTGATAAGGGTCGGGTGTTCCCAAAGGCCGTATTCAGCGGGAAAGGGCGGCCGGGGGCGGGGACGGCCCATGCGGCCTTCGATGGAGGCGATCAGCGCCGTTTCCTCGCCGCAGACAAAGGCCCCGGCGCCGAGGCGGACCTTGATGGAAAAATTGAAAGGGGTGTTGAAGATGTTGTTGCCGAGAATTCCCATCCGCTCCGCCTGATTCAGGGCAAGGCGCAGTCTTTTTACCGCCAGGGGATATTCGGCCCGGACATAGATGAAGCCATGGCTCGCCCCGGTTGCATAGCCGGCAATCGCCATACCCTCAATGACCCGGTGCGGATCACTTTCCAGGACGCTGCGGTCCATAAAGGCCCCCGGATCGCCCTCGTCGGCATTGCAGATGACGAACTTGGTGGAATCGACGGCCTTTGCCACCGTCGTCCATTTCAACCCGGTCGGAAAACCGGCACCGCCGCGGCCACGCAGACCGCTCGTCACCATCTGTTCGAGGACTTCAGCTCTCGTCATCTGGGTGAGGGCAAGGTACAGCCCTTCATAACCGTTTTCGGCGATATATTCCTCGATGCGCTCCGGATCAATTGTGCCACAGTTCTCGGTGACGATGCGTAATTGGCGTTTAAAGAAGGCGCCGCCGTTCGAACAGGCCAGACGCTCCACCGGGCTACCGCTCAGGGCATCAATGATATCCGAGGCATCGGCGACCTTCACCCCCTGGTAGAAGGTACCGCTGGCCTCCATGGCAATGAGTGGCCCGGCCGTACACAGGCCGAGGCAGCCGACACCCTTTACCTGGCACCAGTTGTCGAGGCCGCGTTTGCCGACCTCTCTTTCCAGGGCCTCTTTGACCCTGGCGCTGCCGCAGGACAGGCAGCCGGCGGCGATGCAGACCCTGATGCGATGCTGGAAGCCGCTTCGGGTGTCGTGTTCTATTTTGGCAATCTGCCGCAGGTCTTCGATATTGAGAGTCATGGGTTTTGCCACCTCCCGATTTTGTCAAGGACATCGCCTGTTTTCAGCTTCCCGGCCACCTCGCCGTCAAAGACTCCAGCAGGCGCCAGGCCGCAGGAGCCGAGGCAGCGGGCAACGAGCAGGGACACCTTGCCGTCTGGGGTTGTCTCTCCTGCGGCAATGCCGACTTTTTCCTTGATACCGCCGATTATATCTCCTGATCCACCGATATAGCAGGCGGTCCCCAGGCAGATGACGCAGGTATGTTCACCCGGTGGCTTCAAGGTGAAGGAGTGGTAGAAGGTGGCCACTGCATAGACCCGGCTGAGGGGCACCCGCAGGGTGCTCGCCACGTACTTCAGGACGCTCTCTTCAAGATAGCCGAAGGTTTCCTGAACGGTGTGCAGGGTTTCGATAAGGGCGTGTGATTCGTTGTGATACAGGCGCATAGTGCGATTCACCATACGTAACCGGTGATCCTCAGGTGGACTTTCGGATGCAGGGGGATTGATGCCGGGGGTCGAGTCATCTCTCATAAAGGGCTCTCCTTGTGTCCTGATAGCTGTTTTTCTCAAACCGCATACTGTCAGTATACCACAGAAACAGTCACTTTCCTAAAGTGACATATCGCCAGAAATACCTGTTGGCTACAGGTTACTATGCAGGTGATTTGAGCAGCTTGACTGCTCTCATGAAACTTATACCCGTTTGGGTATAAAAACTTGCACAAACTCCGGGGAACGGCTAGTCTACCGCGGTTGTTATTTCGCAGGTCAAAAGGGATGGCTCATTACGCCATCTTCCTCATTCGGCGCTGCTTTTATTTCCTCTCTGGGGACCTTCTTTCCAAAGCTTACCAATATGGAATACTTTCACATTGTTCTGCAGTATTTTCTGAATCTCGATACCCATCTCGCCGAGCTGGTCGCCCTGTACGGCCCGTGGATATACGGTCTGATTGCCCTTATCATTTTTTCCGAGGTGGGTCTCGTCGTTGCGCCTTTTCTCCCCGGAGATTCCATGCTCTTTGCCATCGGCGCGCTGTGTGCCACCGGTTCCATGGACTTGACCATTGTCCTCACTTTGTTCCCGGTAGCCGCGATACTCGGTGACAACTTCAACAGGCTTATGGGAGTCTGGTTTGGCCATAAGGCCTTCAGTGGCAAAGATGGAATCATTTTCAACCAGAAGAACCTGGCAAAGGCCCGGACGTTTTACGAAAAACACGGGCCAAAGGCCGTAACCCTCTGCCGTTTCATACCTTTTTTCCGGACCTATATCCCCTTTATTGCCGGGATGGCGGAGATGAAGTGGCGGGTCTTCCTGCCATGGAGCATAATCGGTGGTGCCGGTTGGGTCTTCAGTTGTGTTACCGCCGGGTATTTCTTCGGCAATATCCCCTTTATCAAAAAGCATTTCGAACTGGTGGTACTTACTATCATCGCCATCTCGGTCGTGCCGGTTATTATCGAATTTTTCAAGAGCCGGGCGAAGGCGCAACCGTTAAACTGACAACACCGTCATTTCCTCAAATCTTCTTCAATTTCCCAGAACTAGCTCAGGCTTTTCTGGGGTAATTCTGGAGTATTCTCCTTTTTCTCTCCGCCAGGGAAAGTCTGTTGCCATCCTGGATAAACATCTCATGTTTGTGCTATAAGGAGACGATGTTTATTATCTCCCTACACGGTTTCATTTCAGGGCACGCACATGGCGCGGCGGAATGTGCGTGTGATAGTGGTTCGCCGGTGAATAATCAGGGTATATCGTGAAAAAACCAACGAGCAAATTTCGTGATGCCATCTTCGTTGTTACCGAGGAGCGCTCCTGTCCCATTTACAACGTCGGTGAAGAATTCAAGGTCGAGAATTTCGGGCTGACCGTTCCGGCGCTCAAACCGGGCTGTTTGTTCCTGGCGAAGGTCATCGCCGATATCATGTCATCGATTGACAGGTACAGCGGCTTTGCCAAAATCGGCGGCCAAAAATCGCGATTCGACTGCGGCGGCGGCTGCGGCGATGGCCTGATCCGTTTTGAATTTAAAAAAGAACGCGATTTCGCCACAGTACAGATGAAGCTGCTCAATGAGACGGAAGAGCGAAAACGCCGGCAGCACCTGGAAAAATTCTTTGGTGTGCTGCGTAACCTGGACATGTTTGAGTCTCTTGAAGACGATGCCCTGATCGATCTGACCCTCCTCCTCGAACTGGCCACCATTCCCATCGATAAGGTGGTTATAAAAAAGGGTGATCCCGGCAACAACCTGTTTATCGTCTTGTCCGGGATGGTGTCGGTGGTGGCCGAGGACGGGGCGAAGATTGCCGAGATGGGGGCGGGGGAGATATTTGGAGAGATGAGTCTGTTGTCCGGTGAACCGGCCTCCAGCTCCATCTATACCCTGGCCGAGACCCAGGTAGCCAAACTGAGCGCCAAGAACTTTAAGCACGTCCTGAAGAAGTATCCGATTCTCCAGATATTCCTCTTCAAACTCCTGGTCATTCGCGCCCAGACCATGACCCTCCGGTCGGGCAATATCACCTCAGGTATGTCTGGAGAATTGGCGGAAATATCCATCGTTGACCTTCTCCAGCTTATCAATTCCTCACAAAAGACCGGGCGGCTTGATCTGTCACTTGAACAGGGCAAGGCCATGGTTTTCTTCAAAGAGGGCGAGATTATTCACGCCCGTCTCCTCAATATGCGCAACAAGGACGTGGTCTATGCCCTTGTCAAGGTCAAGAGTGGTCATTTCAGTTACGCAAAGGGTATTCCCAAAGAGATTGAGAATCTGCCGCCTATAGGCGGTTTCATGGGGATGCTCATGGAAGGCCTGCAGCGAATCGATGAGCATCAACCATCATGACTGTCTTCTCCCCGTAGCCCGTTGTTGGAAAACACTTGCCTGTTGCTTCCTTTTCAGAGTAGGTTGCTCGAAATGATTTTTCACGGTGTGGTCATACTGCTTTTTAAGTATGCCAGCATGATTGGAACTCGGTGTTTCTTCGCTGTTCTGATCGTATTGGTATGACCGATTGTGGCGTTTTTTGTCAATTCATCAACCATTAAGATTGCGCAGAAATTGCAAGGGGGGAAGTGCATGAAAAAGAAGTTGGCCATGTGTCTTTGTGGGTTTGCAGCCGTCTGTTTACTCGCGGTTCCTTCCGCGTGGGCTGAGAATATCAAGCTTGGCGCCTTATTGGCCGTTACCGGTCCGGCCTCCTTTCTTGGTGGTCCCGAGGCCCGTACCTTGGAAATGCTGGTTGAACAAACCAACGCCAAAGGCGGTATCGGCGGCAAGAAGGTGGAGCTGTTGCTGAAGGACACTGCCGGCAATCCGGAAAAGGCCATCTCGCTTGCCAAGCAGCTCCTCGAAGAGGAAAAGGTCCTGGCGGTTATCGGACCCTCCAGCTCCGGCGAAACCATGAGCATTAAAAAGATCTTCGAGGATGCCAAGACCCCGCTGCTTTCCTGCGCCGCCGCCGAGGTCATCGTCAATCCGCTGGCTTCCTGGGTATTCAAAACCCCCCAGAACGATTCCTCGGCAGCGATCAAGATCTTCATGGAGATGAACAAGCTCGGCATAAACAAGATCGCCGTGCTGGTGGATAACTCCGGTTTCGGCAAGGCCGGCAAGGAACAGCTGCAGAAGATCGCCCCCGACTACAAGATTGAGGTCGTCGAGGCCGAGGTCTATGACGCCAAGGCCACCGACCTCTCCGCCGTGGTCGCCAAGA
This window contains:
- a CDS encoding NAD(P)H-dependent oxidoreductase subunit E; the protein is MTLNIEDLRQIAKIEHDTRSGFQHRIRVCIAAGCLSCGSARVKEALEREVGKRGLDNWCQVKGVGCLGLCTAGPLIAMEASGTFYQGVKVADASDIIDALSGSPVERLACSNGGAFFKRQLRIVTENCGTIDPERIEEYIAENGYEGLYLALTQMTRAEVLEQMVTSGLRGRGGAGFPTGLKWTTVAKAVDSTKFVICNADEGDPGAFMDRSVLESDPHRVIEGMAIAGYATGASHGFIYVRAEYPLAVKRLRLALNQAERMGILGNNIFNTPFNFSIKVRLGAGAFVCGEETALIASIEGRMGRPRPRPPFPAEYGLWEHPTLINNVETFANVPPIIRKGGKWFAGVGTEKSKGTKVFALAGKINNTGLIEIPMGTSLRDIVFDIGGGIPGGKGFKAVQTGGPSGGCIPEQFLDMPVDYESLMQVGSIMGSGGMIVMDETSCMVDVAKFFMEFCMSESCGKCVPCRVGTRQIYDLLCKITANQATLEDLATLEDLCDLVKNTSLCGLGQSSPNPVLTTLNYFRNEYLAHIGDKKCLAGTCKIVKEAA
- the hoxU gene encoding bidirectional hydrogenase complex protein HoxU, translating into MISHAPKKVRTDLNPSRLITFKIDDRDVTARADESILTIARQNGINIPTLCHLDGLSERGACRLCIVEVRGATKLLPSCVTFPRQDMEVVTNSPRVVTYRKKILELLFTERNHVCSVCVSNGHCELQNLAVDLGVDHVRYTYLYPRHAVDASHPRFSVDHNRCVLCLRCVRVCDEIEGAHTWDIMGRGITCKVITDLNQPWGTSETCTGCGKCVQVCPTGALSEKGRSVAEMIKRRQFLPYLQMMREKQEESWQK
- a CDS encoding VTT domain-containing protein, whose protein sequence is MEYFHIVLQYFLNLDTHLAELVALYGPWIYGLIALIIFSEVGLVVAPFLPGDSMLFAIGALCATGSMDLTIVLTLFPVAAILGDNFNRLMGVWFGHKAFSGKDGIIFNQKNLAKARTFYEKHGPKAVTLCRFIPFFRTYIPFIAGMAEMKWRVFLPWSIIGGAGWVFSCVTAGYFFGNIPFIKKHFELVVLTIIAISVVPVIIEFFKSRAKAQPLN
- a CDS encoding NADP oxidoreductase; protein product: MAKITLATTWLDGCSGCHMSLLDIDELLLDLADKIDLLYGPLVDGKIFPDHVDVTLVEGAVSSEADRKNIENIRDKTGLLVSFGDCAITANVPGMRNRHPVEAVLNRVYVENAETTLLDKGGESSGMEKMTFHTVPRLCRMARPVHEFVKVDVFLPGCPPPPAAIAFVITELLAGKIPEIGQLSRFGA
- a CDS encoding DUF4388 domain-containing protein, giving the protein MKKPTSKFRDAIFVVTEERSCPIYNVGEEFKVENFGLTVPALKPGCLFLAKVIADIMSSIDRYSGFAKIGGQKSRFDCGGGCGDGLIRFEFKKERDFATVQMKLLNETEERKRRQHLEKFFGVLRNLDMFESLEDDALIDLTLLLELATIPIDKVVIKKGDPGNNLFIVLSGMVSVVAEDGAKIAEMGAGEIFGEMSLLSGEPASSSIYTLAETQVAKLSAKNFKHVLKKYPILQIFLFKLLVIRAQTMTLRSGNITSGMSGELAEISIVDLLQLINSSQKTGRLDLSLEQGKAMVFFKEGEIIHARLLNMRNKDVVYALVKVKSGHFSYAKGIPKEIENLPPIGGFMGMLMEGLQRIDEHQPS
- the hoxE gene encoding bidirectional hydrogenase complex protein HoxE, whose translation is MRDDSTPGINPPASESPPEDHRLRMVNRTMRLYHNESHALIETLHTVQETFGYLEESVLKYVASTLRVPLSRVYAVATFYHSFTLKPPGEHTCVICLGTACYIGGSGDIIGGIKEKVGIAAGETTPDGKVSLLVARCLGSCGLAPAGVFDGEVAGKLKTGDVLDKIGRWQNP
- a CDS encoding ABC transporter substrate-binding protein; protein product: MKKKLAMCLCGFAAVCLLAVPSAWAENIKLGALLAVTGPASFLGGPEARTLEMLVEQTNAKGGIGGKKVELLLKDTAGNPEKAISLAKQLLEEEKVLAVIGPSSSGETMSIKKIFEDAKTPLLSCAAAEVIVNPLASWVFKTPQNDSSAAIKIFMEMNKLGINKIAVLVDNSGFGKAGKEQLQKIAPDYKIEVVEAEVYDAKATDLSAVVAKIKANPAVQGIINWSVVPAQAIVVKNIRQAGWQVPIFQSHGFGNIKYVEAAGAAAEGVIFPVGRLLMADLLPEGHPQKALLVKYIKDYEGKFQETASAFGGYAYDAFMILEKAILAGGTDKAKVREAIEGLKNLPGTSGIYNFSATDHNGLDLDAFEMMTVKNGKFVPYSSK